From Pontibacter actiniarum, a single genomic window includes:
- a CDS encoding DUF885 domain-containing protein, translated as MKKHRLTLCAVLVAASLGAVSCSRTSEQQQGSEAVAAEQNLARLFENYYEERLKLFPLEATAIADNRYNDQLPNDLSQQHQEQVRQLYQRYLGKIKAIDRSQLNEQEQVSYDIFKYEMEVSLEGLEQPASLLPINQFWSLPITMAQLGSGSSNQPFKTPEDYQDFLGRIKGFTVWGDTAIANMRKGIRMGVVLPRTLTQKVLPQLQAMVVDEPTKTIFWAPVENLPDNFTASQKDSIRRAYTKAIQEEVIPTYKKLYDFMQQEYLPKSRATTGISGIKGGDEYYRFLVRYWTTTDMTPDQIFEIGQQEVARIRGEMEQVKEQVGFKGDLAAFFKYVNDNPKFTPFNSPEEVLGAYDAIAQRMEPQLGKLFGITPKSKFEVRQTEAFRAASASAEYNPPAPDGSRPGIFYVPILDAGKYNMVGMESLFLHEAIPGHHYQISIQQEQEGLPRFRQYAWYGAFGEGWALYAESLGKELGLYTDPYQYFGRLSDEMHRAIRLVVDVGMHAKGWTREQAIQYSLDNELTSREAAVAEIERYMALPGQALSYKIGELKIKELRQRAEQQLGDRFSISAFHDVILKGGVMPLAVLEKKVDEWIAEQKNS; from the coding sequence ATGAAAAAACATCGACTCACTTTATGTGCCGTGCTGGTGGCGGCGTCGCTCGGCGCCGTTAGCTGCTCCCGCACATCCGAACAACAGCAAGGCTCTGAAGCGGTGGCCGCTGAGCAAAACCTTGCCCGGCTCTTTGAGAACTACTATGAGGAGCGCCTGAAGCTGTTTCCGCTGGAGGCTACTGCCATCGCCGATAACCGCTACAACGATCAGTTGCCCAACGACCTGAGCCAGCAGCACCAGGAGCAGGTGCGCCAGCTGTATCAGCGCTACCTGGGCAAGATCAAAGCCATCGACCGCAGCCAGCTTAACGAGCAGGAGCAGGTCAGCTACGATATCTTTAAGTATGAAATGGAGGTGTCGCTGGAGGGGCTGGAGCAGCCTGCCAGCCTGCTGCCGATTAACCAGTTCTGGAGCCTGCCTATCACCATGGCACAGCTGGGGTCTGGCTCCAGCAACCAGCCCTTTAAAACTCCGGAAGACTACCAGGACTTCCTGGGGCGTATAAAAGGCTTCACCGTCTGGGGCGATACGGCCATAGCCAACATGCGCAAAGGGATACGTATGGGAGTCGTGCTCCCGCGCACCCTCACCCAAAAAGTACTGCCCCAGCTGCAGGCCATGGTGGTCGACGAGCCCACCAAAACCATTTTCTGGGCTCCGGTGGAAAACCTGCCGGATAACTTTACCGCTTCGCAAAAAGACAGCATTCGCCGGGCTTACACCAAGGCCATCCAGGAGGAGGTGATCCCGACCTACAAAAAGCTGTATGACTTTATGCAGCAGGAGTACCTGCCCAAGAGCCGTGCCACCACCGGTATTAGCGGCATCAAGGGGGGCGATGAGTACTACAGGTTCCTGGTGCGCTACTGGACTACCACTGACATGACGCCCGACCAGATTTTTGAGATAGGGCAGCAGGAGGTGGCCCGCATCCGGGGTGAAATGGAGCAGGTAAAAGAGCAGGTGGGTTTTAAAGGTGATCTGGCTGCGTTCTTCAAGTACGTCAACGACAACCCGAAATTCACTCCCTTCAACTCGCCGGAGGAGGTGCTTGGCGCCTATGATGCGATAGCGCAGCGCATGGAGCCGCAGCTGGGCAAACTGTTCGGCATCACCCCAAAATCGAAGTTTGAGGTGCGGCAGACGGAGGCGTTCCGGGCGGCATCGGCGAGTGCGGAGTATAACCCGCCTGCGCCGGACGGCTCCCGGCCGGGAATCTTCTATGTGCCGATTCTGGACGCCGGCAAGTACAACATGGTAGGCATGGAGTCGCTCTTCCTGCACGAAGCCATTCCGGGGCACCACTACCAGATCTCCATTCAGCAGGAGCAGGAGGGTTTGCCACGGTTCCGGCAGTACGCCTGGTACGGCGCCTTTGGCGAGGGGTGGGCTTTGTACGCGGAGAGCCTCGGCAAAGAGCTGGGCCTTTACACAGACCCCTACCAGTACTTCGGGCGCCTGAGCGATGAAATGCACCGGGCCATCCGGCTGGTGGTGGATGTAGGGATGCACGCCAAAGGGTGGACCCGGGAGCAAGCCATCCAGTACTCACTGGATAACGAGCTGACGAGCCGCGAGGCCGCCGTGGCCGAGATAGAGCGTTACATGGCCCTGCCGGGGCAGGCCCTGAGCTATAAAATAGGGGAGCTGAAGATAAAGGAACTGCGCCAGCGGGCAGAGCAGCAACTAGGCGACAGGTTCTCCATCAGTGCCTTCCATGATGTGATCCTGAAAGGCGGCGTTATGCCCCTGGCCGTGCTGGAGAAGAAGGTGGATGAGTGGATTGCCGAGCAGAAGAACTCCTGA
- a CDS encoding diphthine--ammonia ligase, with amino-acid sequence MLEKKSIFNWSGGKDASLCLHHVLQQQEYRVEALLTTLSSTTQRVSMHGVREELLELQARSLGLPLRKLYLPEQASMSAYNSLMEQTLRPLQQQGIRHAVFGDINLEDLRAYREQQLQQVGMEAVFPLWGRSTTELVQEFMGLGFKAVVVCVNERLLDASFAGRPFDAAFLRDLPAGVDPAGENGEFHTFVYDGPIFKEPIPYTPGEKVRKSYGPPASKDDHCFKKEDEPVFDTAFWFCDLLPA; translated from the coding sequence ATGCTGGAGAAGAAAAGTATCTTTAACTGGAGCGGCGGAAAGGACGCTTCGCTGTGCCTGCACCACGTACTGCAGCAGCAAGAGTACAGAGTAGAGGCTCTGCTCACAACCCTGAGCAGCACAACACAGCGTGTAAGCATGCACGGGGTGCGGGAAGAACTGCTCGAACTCCAGGCAAGGAGCCTGGGTCTCCCCCTCCGGAAGCTTTACCTGCCCGAGCAAGCCAGCATGAGTGCCTACAATAGCCTGATGGAGCAAACGCTGCGCCCACTACAGCAGCAGGGTATCCGGCACGCTGTTTTCGGCGACATTAACCTGGAGGACCTGCGCGCTTACCGGGAGCAGCAGCTGCAGCAGGTTGGCATGGAGGCCGTTTTCCCGCTGTGGGGCCGCTCCACCACTGAGCTCGTGCAGGAGTTTATGGGCCTGGGCTTTAAAGCTGTGGTGGTTTGCGTGAACGAGCGCTTACTCGATGCCTCTTTTGCAGGGCGCCCGTTTGATGCGGCTTTTCTCCGTGACCTGCCCGCCGGCGTGGACCCTGCCGGCGAGAACGGCGAGTTCCATACGTTTGTGTACGACGGCCCGATTTTTAAAGAGCCTATCCCCTATACACCAGGCGAGAAAGTGCGCAAAAGCTACGGCCCTCCAGCTTCTAAAGACGATCACTGCTTTAAAAAGGAAGACGAACCTGTTTTTGATACTGCTTTCTGGTTTTGTGATCTGCTGCCTGCGTAG
- a CDS encoding MBL fold metallo-hydrolase, protein MEAASQKSRSSHRHSFVAAPRVWGLKTVFVNLYYAANPDGSWVLIDTGVPGSAAKVKQAAEEIFGKDNRPRAILLTHGHFDHIGSVKELAEEWDVPVYAHPMELPYITGLSSYPPPDPSVGGGAMAYMAFAYPKKPINIKSRVELLPPDGSVPGLEGWKWLHTPGHSPGHVSFFREEDRTLIVGDAFSTRDAESAVAVMTEKREVHGPPAYFTPDWGSAHHSVEKLYELQPEIAASGHGMPMRGRELQQQLERLVHEFWIVAVPKHGRYIHEPAVTDEYGVISVPPAASNPVPKVMAVAGAVAIAGLAWAAWKRRDNYKEGYGYAKRQHEPPAQRPYSHNRVMQGMPANVDPDHDNPHAHTNNYP, encoded by the coding sequence ATGGAAGCAGCATCACAAAAAAGCAGGAGCAGCCACAGGCACTCCTTTGTCGCGGCACCGCGCGTGTGGGGGCTCAAAACGGTATTTGTAAACCTTTACTACGCGGCAAACCCGGATGGCTCCTGGGTGTTGATAGACACAGGCGTGCCCGGTTCGGCCGCGAAGGTGAAGCAGGCGGCAGAGGAGATCTTTGGCAAGGACAACCGGCCACGCGCCATCTTACTCACCCACGGCCACTTCGACCACATTGGCTCCGTTAAGGAGTTGGCCGAAGAGTGGGATGTGCCGGTGTACGCCCACCCCATGGAACTTCCATATATCACCGGCTTGTCCAGCTACCCCCCGCCAGACCCAAGTGTAGGCGGCGGTGCGATGGCTTACATGGCGTTTGCCTACCCCAAAAAACCTATCAACATTAAAAGCAGGGTGGAGTTGCTGCCACCGGACGGGTCTGTTCCGGGCCTGGAAGGCTGGAAGTGGCTGCACACCCCCGGCCACAGCCCGGGGCACGTCTCTTTTTTCCGGGAGGAGGACAGGACGCTGATCGTGGGCGACGCCTTCAGCACCCGCGATGCGGAGTCGGCGGTGGCCGTGATGACGGAGAAGCGCGAAGTACACGGGCCTCCGGCGTATTTTACACCGGACTGGGGCTCTGCGCACCACTCCGTAGAAAAGCTCTATGAGTTGCAGCCGGAGATTGCCGCCTCCGGGCACGGCATGCCCATGCGCGGCAGAGAGCTGCAGCAGCAACTGGAGCGCCTGGTGCATGAGTTCTGGATCGTGGCCGTACCGAAGCACGGCCGCTATATACACGAGCCCGCCGTAACAGATGAGTACGGCGTGATATCGGTGCCGCCAGCAGCCAGCAACCCCGTGCCGAAGGTAATGGCAGTGGCAGGTGCTGTGGCCATAGCGGGGCTGGCATGGGCCGCCTGGAAAAGACGCGACAACTACAAAGAGGGGTACGGCTACGCCAAGCGGCAGCACGAGCCGCCCGCACAGCGGCCCTACTCTCACAACCGCGTGATGCAGGGAATGCCCGCCAACGTAGACCCTGACCACGACAACCCGCACGCACACACCAACAACTATCCATGA
- the pepE gene encoding dipeptidase PepE, whose amino-acid sequence MSRNLLLISTSTTHGTGYLEHAEEEIKSLLEGKKSILFIPYARPGGISHSDYTAKAREAFERWGISVSGVHEYDDPVKAVNEAEAVFIGGGNTFVLLRNLYANKLVEPLRHRVLKGMPYMGTSAGTNVAGRTIGTTNDMPIVHVKTFDALQLVPFNINPHFQDPDPNSTHMGETRDTRIAEFHHHNRQPVIGLREGSMLRVKGDGVKLLGPHTARVFLQGQKPMEFKTTEEIHFLMDAY is encoded by the coding sequence ATGAGCAGAAACTTACTATTGATCAGCACCTCGACCACGCACGGCACCGGCTACCTGGAGCACGCCGAAGAAGAGATAAAGTCCCTGCTGGAAGGGAAAAAGAGCATCCTGTTTATACCTTACGCCCGTCCGGGAGGCATTTCGCACTCCGACTACACCGCCAAGGCGCGTGAGGCATTCGAGAGGTGGGGCATCAGCGTGAGCGGCGTGCACGAGTACGACGACCCGGTGAAGGCCGTAAACGAGGCAGAGGCCGTGTTTATTGGCGGCGGCAATACCTTTGTGCTGCTGCGCAACCTGTACGCCAATAAGCTGGTGGAGCCGCTGCGCCACCGCGTGCTGAAGGGCATGCCGTACATGGGCACCAGCGCCGGCACAAATGTGGCAGGCAGAACCATCGGCACAACCAACGATATGCCCATTGTGCACGTGAAAACCTTTGACGCGCTGCAACTGGTGCCTTTCAACATCAACCCGCACTTTCAGGACCCGGACCCGAACTCCACGCACATGGGCGAAACCCGGGATACCCGCATCGCTGAGTTTCACCACCATAACCGCCAGCCGGTGATCGGCCTCCGTGAAGGCAGTATGCTGCGGGTGAAGGGCGATGGCGTAAAGCTGCTGGGGCCACACACGGCACGCGTTTTCCTGCAGGGCCAGAAGCCGATGGAGTTTAAAACTACGGAAGAAATTCACTTTCTTATGGATGCGTACTAG
- a CDS encoding RNA polymerase sigma factor — protein sequence MEDKELLEKFAQPESRNMAFNQLVRKYQQKIYWHIRKMVIDHDDADDLTQEVFLKVWKNLDNFRQDAQLYTWIYRIATNECLSFLSSKKRRFFLPLNDVTAELMEKVASSPDLAGDEVQQKLQKAILRLPDKQRLVFNMKYFDEMKYEEMSQILGTSVGALKASYHIAVKKVEEFLKQD from the coding sequence TTGGAAGACAAAGAGCTTTTAGAGAAATTCGCCCAGCCTGAGAGCCGTAACATGGCCTTTAACCAACTTGTGCGCAAGTACCAGCAAAAGATCTACTGGCACATCCGCAAGATGGTGATCGACCATGACGACGCCGACGACCTGACGCAGGAGGTATTTCTGAAAGTATGGAAGAACCTGGACAATTTCCGGCAGGATGCGCAGCTATACACCTGGATTTACCGTATTGCCACCAACGAGTGCCTTTCCTTCCTTTCCAGCAAAAAACGGAGGTTTTTCCTGCCCCTGAACGATGTAACCGCCGAGCTGATGGAAAAGGTGGCGTCCTCCCCCGACCTGGCGGGCGATGAAGTACAGCAGAAGCTACAGAAAGCCATCCTGCGCCTACCCGACAAGCAGCGCCTCGTCTTCAACATGAAGTATTTTGATGAGATGAAGTATGAGGAGATGTCGCAGATACTGGGCACTTCCGTGGGGGCCCTGAAGGCCTCTTACCACATTGCCGTGAAAAAAGTAGAGGAATTTCTAAAGCAGGATTAA